A region of Vigna radiata var. radiata cultivar VC1973A chromosome 6, Vradiata_ver6, whole genome shotgun sequence DNA encodes the following proteins:
- the LOC106764841 gene encoding 5'-3' exoribonuclease 3 isoform X1 — protein sequence MGVPAFYRWLAEKYPMVIVDAIEEEPVVIDGIQIPVDTSKENPNNIEYDNLYLDMNGIIHPCFHPEDRPSPTSFDEVFECMFDYIDRLFVMVRPRKLLYMAIDGVAPRAKMNQQRSRRFRAAKDAADAAAEEARLREEFEKEGRKLPPKAESQTFDSNVITPGTEFMAVLSIALQYYVHLRLNNDPGWQNIKVILSDANVPGEGEHKIMSYIRLQRNLNGFDPNTRHCLYGLDADLIMLALATHEVHFSILREVVFTPGQDKCFLCGQMGHLAANCEGKEKRKAGEFDEKGEAIVAKKPYQFLNIWTLREYLEYEMRIPNPPFEFDFECIVDDFIFMCFFVGNDFLPHMPTLEIREGAINLLIAVYKKEFRELGGYLTNGSTINLSRVEHFIQAVGSYEDKIFQKRARLHQRQTERIKREKAQAKRGDDTEPQFQPESLVAVSRFHGSRLASAPTPSPFQQSGHYNSQVSSSIKKHNKETAERPHKVARLSSGAALATAIVEAESRVEIEAQDNKDELKTKLKEILREKADVFNSKNAEEDKIKLGEPGWKERYYEEKFSAKTPEELEAIRKDVVLKYTEGLCWVMHYYYEGVCSWNWFYPYHYAPFASDLKDLGELDISFKLGTPFKPFDQLLGVFPAASSHALPEPYRRLMTEPNSPIIDFYPVDFEVDMNGKRFAWQGIAKLPFIDEGRLLAEVEKIENFLTPEEKRRNAIMYDLLFVNSCHPLSACISTLDNKCKNMSNNERALVKEKINPIERDTCSGGMNGYLSLCGGEPCPPIFRSPVASMEDIMDNQVICAIYRLPDAHKHISRPPQGVKFPIKSVTVGDIQPDRGLWHEDSGRRHHTENGRRNPPGSSGRELGEPAHRLIMNSLQAKVDSNGYRHPHNGPPISYPAPMGHRPPVSSYGYESHPGYVAMPPVPSPSLHGRPHFTPYNAVPTAQQYGYNQQYLPPPVAYNPHQPSNSYERNDYQHPAGSHHYERNQIQGTGGSLRHGYQSSGYNQNARFMNNTQGGYASHHHDVSHHHQVIHHSQNFQPSRTHQNWTPRNNQSGNREYGHHSSNQFSLLDRRGNRNPMPPPGYDRQ from the exons ATGGGAGTCCCAGCCTTCTACCGGTGGCTGGCCGAGAAGTATCCGATGGTGATTGTGGACGCGATCGAAGAGGAACCAGTCGTCATCGACGGCATTCAAATCCCGGTCGATACGAGCAAGGAGAACCCTAACAACATCGAATACGATAACCTCTACCTCGACATGAATGGCATCATTCATCCCTGCTTTCACCCCGAGGATAGG CCTTCTCCGACGTCGTTCGATGAGGTGTTTGAGTGCATGTTTGACTACATTGACAGGCTGTTCGTTATGGTGCGGCCGCGGAAGCTCCTCTACATGGCTATTG ATGGTGTTGCGCCGAGGGCGAAAATGAACCAGCAACGGTCTAGGCGGTTTAGGGCTGCGAAAGATGCAGCTGACGCG GCTGCTGAAGAAGCAAGGTTAAGGGAGGAATTTGAGAAGGAGGGCAGAAAGCTTCCTCCTAAAGCTGAGTCACAGACGTTTGATTCAAATGTCATTACACCTGGAACTGAATTTATGGCTGTTTTGTCAATTGCACTTCAGTACTATGTTCATCTTAGGTTGAACAACGACCCTGGTTGGCAAAATATTAAG GTTATTCTTTCTGATGCAAATGTTCCTGGTGAAGGGGAGCATAAGATTATGTCCTATATCCGCCTGCAGAGAAATCTTAATGGTTTTGATCCAAATACACGACATTGCCTATATGGTTTG GATGCCGATTTGATTATGTTGGCATTGGCTACCCATGAAGttcatttttcaattcttaGAGAG GTTGTATTTACTCCTGGACAAGACAAATGCTTCCTCTGTGGTCAGATGGGCCATTTGGCAGCAAACTGTgaaggaaaggaaaaaagaaaggcAGGAGAGTTTGATGAAAAAGGAGAGGCTATTGTGGCTAAAAAGCCATACCAG ttCCTGAATATTTGGACTCTAAGAGAATACCTAGAGTATGAGATGAGAATACCTAATCCTCCTTTCGAGTTTGATTTTGAATGCATTGTGGATGATTTTATCTTCATGTGCTTTTTCGTCGGCAATGATTTTCTTCCACATATGCCTACACTAGAGATTCGTGAG GGTGCAATCAACTTGCTGATAGCTGTATACAAGAAAGAATTTAGGGAATTGGGTGGTTATTTAACCAATGGTAGCACG ATAAACTTGAGCAGGGTGGAGCACTTCATTCAGGCTGTTGGATCTTATGAAGATAAAATATTCCAGAAAAGAGCTCGATTGCATCAG CGGCAAACGGAAAGAATAAAGCGTGAGAAGGCACAGGCAAAAAGGGGAGATGATACCGAGCCTCAATTTCAACCAGAGTCTTTAGTTGCAGTTTCACGATTTCATGGTTCTCGTCTTGCTTCAGCTCCAACACCATCACCATTTCAGCAATCTGGGCATTATAACTCTCAAGTGTCCTCATCaattaaaaaacacaataaagaAACCGCTGAGAGGCCACATAAAGTGGCTAGGTTATCTTCGGGAGCCGCTCTTGCCACTGCTATTGTTGAAGCCGAGAGTAGAGTTGAAATAGAA GCTCAAGATAATAAAGatgaattgaaaacaaaattgaaggaGATACTTCGTGAGAAAGCGGATGTATTCAACTCAAAGAATGCTGAAGAGGACAAG ATTAAGTTGGGAGAACCAGGCTGGAAAGAGAGGTATTATGAGGAAAAATTTTCTGCTAAAACTCCTGAGGAACTTGAAGCGATACGGAAAGATGTT GTCTTGAAGTACACTGAAGGCCTATGTTGGGTGATGCACTATTATTACGAAGGTGTTTGTTCTTGGAACTG gTTTTATCCATATCACTATGCCCCCTTTGCGTCTGATCTCAAGGACCTTGGTGAACTTGATATTAGTTTTAAGCTGGGTACCCCATTCAAACCATTTGACCAGCTTCTAGGGGTCTTTCCTGCTGCAAG TTCTCATGCTCTTCCTGAGCCGTATAGGAGACTTATGACTGAACCAAACTCACCTATCATTGATTTTTATCCTGTTG ATTTTGAAGTTGACATGAATGGAAAACGCTTTGCTTGGCAG GGTATTGCTAAGTTACCTTTTATTGATGAAGGGCGTCTTCTCGCAGAAGTTGAGAagattgaaaattttttaacG ccAGAGGAAAAGCGACGGAATGCTATAATGTATGATTTGCTCTTTGTGAATTCTTGTCACCCTCTCTCTGCATGCATAAGTACACTGGACAACAAGTGTAAAAACATGTCAAACAACGAACGGGCTTTGGTGAAGGAAAAAATCAATCCCATAGAAAG GGATACATGCAGTGGTGGAATGAATGGTTACTTATCTCTATGCGGTGGAGAACCTTGCCCTCCTATCTTTAGGTCTCCTGTTGCAAGCATGGAAGATATCATGGACAATCAAGTTAT ATGCGCAATATATAGACTTCCAGATGCTCATAAACACATTTCCCGACCACCACAAGGAGTTAAATTTCCTATTAAG TCTGTTACCGTTGGGGATATACAGCCTGACCGTGGTTTATGGCATGAGGATTCAGGTAGGAGACATCACACTGAAAATGGGAG GAGAAACCCTCCAGGATCTTCTGGCCGGGAGCTTGGAGAGCCTGCACACAGACTCATTATGAATTCCTTACAGGCCAAGGTTGACTCCAATGGCTACCGTCACCCACATAATGGACCACCTATATCTTATCCTGCACCAATGGGTCATCGACCACCGGTATCTTCCTATGGTTATGAATCACACCCAGGATACGTTGCAATGCCCCCTGTTCCTTCTCCCTCACTCCATGGCAGACCCCACTTTACACCTTACAATGCTGTCCCTACTGCTCAGCAGTATGGCTATAATCAACAATACCTACCACCCCCCGTAGCATACAATCCTCATCAGCCATCAAATTCTTACGAAAGAAATGACTATCAACACCCTGCTGGATCACATCATTATGAAAGAAATCAGATTCAGGGTACTGGTGGTAGTTTAAGGCATGGATATCAATCGTCAGGATATAATCAGAACGCCAGGTTTATGAACAATACGCAAGGTGGATATGCTAGTCACCATCATGATGTTAGTCATCATCACCAAGTTATTCACCACAGCCAAAACTTCCAACCATCTAGAACCCATCAGAATTGGACTCCTCGAAACAATCAGAGTGGAAACAGGGAATACGGTCATCATTCGTCcaatcaattttctttattagaTAGAAGAGGAAACAGGAATCCAATGCCACCACCTGGGTACGATCGCCAATAG
- the LOC106764841 gene encoding 5'-3' exoribonuclease 3 isoform X2 has product MGVPAFYRWLAEKYPMVIVDAIEEEPVVIDGIQIPVDTSKENPNNIEYDNLYLDMNGIIHPCFHPEDRPSPTSFDEVFECMFDYIDRLFVMVRPRKLLYMAIDGVAPRAKMNQQRSRRFRAAKDAADAAAEEARLREEFEKEGRKLPPKAESQTFDSNVITPGTEFMAVLSIALQYYVHLRLNNDPGWQNIKVILSDANVPGEGEHKIMSYIRLQRNLNGFDPNTRHCLYGLDADLIMLALATHEVHFSILREVVFTPGQDKCFLCGQMGHLAANCEGKEKRKAGEFDEKGEAIVAKKPYQFLNIWTLREYLEYEMRIPNPPFEFDFECIVDDFIFMCFFVGNDFLPHMPTLEIREGAINLLIAVYKKEFRELGGYLTNGSTINLSRVEHFIQAVGSYEDKIFQKRARLHQRQTERIKREKAQAKRGDDTEPQFQPESLVAVSRFHGSRLASAPTPSPFQQSGHYNSQVSSSIKKHNKETAERPHKVARLSSGAALATAIVEAESRVEIEAQDNKDELKTKLKEILREKADVFNSKNAEEDKIKLGEPGWKERYYEEKFSAKTPEELEAIRKDVVLKYTEGLCWVMHYYYEGVCSWNWFYPYHYAPFASDLKDLGELDISFKLGTPFKPFDQLLGVFPAASSHALPEPYRRLMTEPNSPIIDFYPVDFEVDMNGKRFAWQGIAKLPFIDEGRLLAEVEKIENFLTPEEKRRNAIMYDLLFVNSCHPLSACISTLDNKCKNMSNNERALVKEKINPIESGGMNGYLSLCGGEPCPPIFRSPVASMEDIMDNQVICAIYRLPDAHKHISRPPQGVKFPIKSVTVGDIQPDRGLWHEDSGRRHHTENGRRNPPGSSGRELGEPAHRLIMNSLQAKVDSNGYRHPHNGPPISYPAPMGHRPPVSSYGYESHPGYVAMPPVPSPSLHGRPHFTPYNAVPTAQQYGYNQQYLPPPVAYNPHQPSNSYERNDYQHPAGSHHYERNQIQGTGGSLRHGYQSSGYNQNARFMNNTQGGYASHHHDVSHHHQVIHHSQNFQPSRTHQNWTPRNNQSGNREYGHHSSNQFSLLDRRGNRNPMPPPGYDRQ; this is encoded by the exons ATGGGAGTCCCAGCCTTCTACCGGTGGCTGGCCGAGAAGTATCCGATGGTGATTGTGGACGCGATCGAAGAGGAACCAGTCGTCATCGACGGCATTCAAATCCCGGTCGATACGAGCAAGGAGAACCCTAACAACATCGAATACGATAACCTCTACCTCGACATGAATGGCATCATTCATCCCTGCTTTCACCCCGAGGATAGG CCTTCTCCGACGTCGTTCGATGAGGTGTTTGAGTGCATGTTTGACTACATTGACAGGCTGTTCGTTATGGTGCGGCCGCGGAAGCTCCTCTACATGGCTATTG ATGGTGTTGCGCCGAGGGCGAAAATGAACCAGCAACGGTCTAGGCGGTTTAGGGCTGCGAAAGATGCAGCTGACGCG GCTGCTGAAGAAGCAAGGTTAAGGGAGGAATTTGAGAAGGAGGGCAGAAAGCTTCCTCCTAAAGCTGAGTCACAGACGTTTGATTCAAATGTCATTACACCTGGAACTGAATTTATGGCTGTTTTGTCAATTGCACTTCAGTACTATGTTCATCTTAGGTTGAACAACGACCCTGGTTGGCAAAATATTAAG GTTATTCTTTCTGATGCAAATGTTCCTGGTGAAGGGGAGCATAAGATTATGTCCTATATCCGCCTGCAGAGAAATCTTAATGGTTTTGATCCAAATACACGACATTGCCTATATGGTTTG GATGCCGATTTGATTATGTTGGCATTGGCTACCCATGAAGttcatttttcaattcttaGAGAG GTTGTATTTACTCCTGGACAAGACAAATGCTTCCTCTGTGGTCAGATGGGCCATTTGGCAGCAAACTGTgaaggaaaggaaaaaagaaaggcAGGAGAGTTTGATGAAAAAGGAGAGGCTATTGTGGCTAAAAAGCCATACCAG ttCCTGAATATTTGGACTCTAAGAGAATACCTAGAGTATGAGATGAGAATACCTAATCCTCCTTTCGAGTTTGATTTTGAATGCATTGTGGATGATTTTATCTTCATGTGCTTTTTCGTCGGCAATGATTTTCTTCCACATATGCCTACACTAGAGATTCGTGAG GGTGCAATCAACTTGCTGATAGCTGTATACAAGAAAGAATTTAGGGAATTGGGTGGTTATTTAACCAATGGTAGCACG ATAAACTTGAGCAGGGTGGAGCACTTCATTCAGGCTGTTGGATCTTATGAAGATAAAATATTCCAGAAAAGAGCTCGATTGCATCAG CGGCAAACGGAAAGAATAAAGCGTGAGAAGGCACAGGCAAAAAGGGGAGATGATACCGAGCCTCAATTTCAACCAGAGTCTTTAGTTGCAGTTTCACGATTTCATGGTTCTCGTCTTGCTTCAGCTCCAACACCATCACCATTTCAGCAATCTGGGCATTATAACTCTCAAGTGTCCTCATCaattaaaaaacacaataaagaAACCGCTGAGAGGCCACATAAAGTGGCTAGGTTATCTTCGGGAGCCGCTCTTGCCACTGCTATTGTTGAAGCCGAGAGTAGAGTTGAAATAGAA GCTCAAGATAATAAAGatgaattgaaaacaaaattgaaggaGATACTTCGTGAGAAAGCGGATGTATTCAACTCAAAGAATGCTGAAGAGGACAAG ATTAAGTTGGGAGAACCAGGCTGGAAAGAGAGGTATTATGAGGAAAAATTTTCTGCTAAAACTCCTGAGGAACTTGAAGCGATACGGAAAGATGTT GTCTTGAAGTACACTGAAGGCCTATGTTGGGTGATGCACTATTATTACGAAGGTGTTTGTTCTTGGAACTG gTTTTATCCATATCACTATGCCCCCTTTGCGTCTGATCTCAAGGACCTTGGTGAACTTGATATTAGTTTTAAGCTGGGTACCCCATTCAAACCATTTGACCAGCTTCTAGGGGTCTTTCCTGCTGCAAG TTCTCATGCTCTTCCTGAGCCGTATAGGAGACTTATGACTGAACCAAACTCACCTATCATTGATTTTTATCCTGTTG ATTTTGAAGTTGACATGAATGGAAAACGCTTTGCTTGGCAG GGTATTGCTAAGTTACCTTTTATTGATGAAGGGCGTCTTCTCGCAGAAGTTGAGAagattgaaaattttttaacG ccAGAGGAAAAGCGACGGAATGCTATAATGTATGATTTGCTCTTTGTGAATTCTTGTCACCCTCTCTCTGCATGCATAAGTACACTGGACAACAAGTGTAAAAACATGTCAAACAACGAACGGGCTTTGGTGAAGGAAAAAATCAATCCCATAGAAAG TGGTGGAATGAATGGTTACTTATCTCTATGCGGTGGAGAACCTTGCCCTCCTATCTTTAGGTCTCCTGTTGCAAGCATGGAAGATATCATGGACAATCAAGTTAT ATGCGCAATATATAGACTTCCAGATGCTCATAAACACATTTCCCGACCACCACAAGGAGTTAAATTTCCTATTAAG TCTGTTACCGTTGGGGATATACAGCCTGACCGTGGTTTATGGCATGAGGATTCAGGTAGGAGACATCACACTGAAAATGGGAG GAGAAACCCTCCAGGATCTTCTGGCCGGGAGCTTGGAGAGCCTGCACACAGACTCATTATGAATTCCTTACAGGCCAAGGTTGACTCCAATGGCTACCGTCACCCACATAATGGACCACCTATATCTTATCCTGCACCAATGGGTCATCGACCACCGGTATCTTCCTATGGTTATGAATCACACCCAGGATACGTTGCAATGCCCCCTGTTCCTTCTCCCTCACTCCATGGCAGACCCCACTTTACACCTTACAATGCTGTCCCTACTGCTCAGCAGTATGGCTATAATCAACAATACCTACCACCCCCCGTAGCATACAATCCTCATCAGCCATCAAATTCTTACGAAAGAAATGACTATCAACACCCTGCTGGATCACATCATTATGAAAGAAATCAGATTCAGGGTACTGGTGGTAGTTTAAGGCATGGATATCAATCGTCAGGATATAATCAGAACGCCAGGTTTATGAACAATACGCAAGGTGGATATGCTAGTCACCATCATGATGTTAGTCATCATCACCAAGTTATTCACCACAGCCAAAACTTCCAACCATCTAGAACCCATCAGAATTGGACTCCTCGAAACAATCAGAGTGGAAACAGGGAATACGGTCATCATTCGTCcaatcaattttctttattagaTAGAAGAGGAAACAGGAATCCAATGCCACCACCTGGGTACGATCGCCAATAG
- the LOC106764841 gene encoding 5'-3' exoribonuclease 3 isoform X3 yields the protein MGVPAFYRWLAEKYPMVIVDAIEEEPVVIDGIQIPVDTSKENPNNIEYDNLYLDMNGIIHPCFHPEDRPSPTSFDEVFECMFDYIDRLFVMVRPRKLLYMAIDGVAPRAKMNQQRSRRFRAAKDAADAAAEEARLREEFEKEGRKLPPKAESQTFDSNVITPGTEFMAVLSIALQYYVHLRLNNDPGWQNIKVILSDANVPGEGEHKIMSYIRLQRNLNGFDPNTRHCLYGLDADLIMLALATHEVHFSILREVVFTPGQDKCFLCGQMGHLAANCEGKEKRKAGEFDEKGEAIVAKKPYQFLNIWTLREYLEYEMRIPNPPFEFDFECIVDDFIFMCFFVGNDFLPHMPTLEIREINLSRVEHFIQAVGSYEDKIFQKRARLHQRQTERIKREKAQAKRGDDTEPQFQPESLVAVSRFHGSRLASAPTPSPFQQSGHYNSQVSSSIKKHNKETAERPHKVARLSSGAALATAIVEAESRVEIEAQDNKDELKTKLKEILREKADVFNSKNAEEDKIKLGEPGWKERYYEEKFSAKTPEELEAIRKDVVLKYTEGLCWVMHYYYEGVCSWNWFYPYHYAPFASDLKDLGELDISFKLGTPFKPFDQLLGVFPAASSHALPEPYRRLMTEPNSPIIDFYPVDFEVDMNGKRFAWQGIAKLPFIDEGRLLAEVEKIENFLTPEEKRRNAIMYDLLFVNSCHPLSACISTLDNKCKNMSNNERALVKEKINPIERDTCSGGMNGYLSLCGGEPCPPIFRSPVASMEDIMDNQVICAIYRLPDAHKHISRPPQGVKFPIKSVTVGDIQPDRGLWHEDSGRRHHTENGRRNPPGSSGRELGEPAHRLIMNSLQAKVDSNGYRHPHNGPPISYPAPMGHRPPVSSYGYESHPGYVAMPPVPSPSLHGRPHFTPYNAVPTAQQYGYNQQYLPPPVAYNPHQPSNSYERNDYQHPAGSHHYERNQIQGTGGSLRHGYQSSGYNQNARFMNNTQGGYASHHHDVSHHHQVIHHSQNFQPSRTHQNWTPRNNQSGNREYGHHSSNQFSLLDRRGNRNPMPPPGYDRQ from the exons ATGGGAGTCCCAGCCTTCTACCGGTGGCTGGCCGAGAAGTATCCGATGGTGATTGTGGACGCGATCGAAGAGGAACCAGTCGTCATCGACGGCATTCAAATCCCGGTCGATACGAGCAAGGAGAACCCTAACAACATCGAATACGATAACCTCTACCTCGACATGAATGGCATCATTCATCCCTGCTTTCACCCCGAGGATAGG CCTTCTCCGACGTCGTTCGATGAGGTGTTTGAGTGCATGTTTGACTACATTGACAGGCTGTTCGTTATGGTGCGGCCGCGGAAGCTCCTCTACATGGCTATTG ATGGTGTTGCGCCGAGGGCGAAAATGAACCAGCAACGGTCTAGGCGGTTTAGGGCTGCGAAAGATGCAGCTGACGCG GCTGCTGAAGAAGCAAGGTTAAGGGAGGAATTTGAGAAGGAGGGCAGAAAGCTTCCTCCTAAAGCTGAGTCACAGACGTTTGATTCAAATGTCATTACACCTGGAACTGAATTTATGGCTGTTTTGTCAATTGCACTTCAGTACTATGTTCATCTTAGGTTGAACAACGACCCTGGTTGGCAAAATATTAAG GTTATTCTTTCTGATGCAAATGTTCCTGGTGAAGGGGAGCATAAGATTATGTCCTATATCCGCCTGCAGAGAAATCTTAATGGTTTTGATCCAAATACACGACATTGCCTATATGGTTTG GATGCCGATTTGATTATGTTGGCATTGGCTACCCATGAAGttcatttttcaattcttaGAGAG GTTGTATTTACTCCTGGACAAGACAAATGCTTCCTCTGTGGTCAGATGGGCCATTTGGCAGCAAACTGTgaaggaaaggaaaaaagaaaggcAGGAGAGTTTGATGAAAAAGGAGAGGCTATTGTGGCTAAAAAGCCATACCAG ttCCTGAATATTTGGACTCTAAGAGAATACCTAGAGTATGAGATGAGAATACCTAATCCTCCTTTCGAGTTTGATTTTGAATGCATTGTGGATGATTTTATCTTCATGTGCTTTTTCGTCGGCAATGATTTTCTTCCACATATGCCTACACTAGAGATTCGTGAG ATAAACTTGAGCAGGGTGGAGCACTTCATTCAGGCTGTTGGATCTTATGAAGATAAAATATTCCAGAAAAGAGCTCGATTGCATCAG CGGCAAACGGAAAGAATAAAGCGTGAGAAGGCACAGGCAAAAAGGGGAGATGATACCGAGCCTCAATTTCAACCAGAGTCTTTAGTTGCAGTTTCACGATTTCATGGTTCTCGTCTTGCTTCAGCTCCAACACCATCACCATTTCAGCAATCTGGGCATTATAACTCTCAAGTGTCCTCATCaattaaaaaacacaataaagaAACCGCTGAGAGGCCACATAAAGTGGCTAGGTTATCTTCGGGAGCCGCTCTTGCCACTGCTATTGTTGAAGCCGAGAGTAGAGTTGAAATAGAA GCTCAAGATAATAAAGatgaattgaaaacaaaattgaaggaGATACTTCGTGAGAAAGCGGATGTATTCAACTCAAAGAATGCTGAAGAGGACAAG ATTAAGTTGGGAGAACCAGGCTGGAAAGAGAGGTATTATGAGGAAAAATTTTCTGCTAAAACTCCTGAGGAACTTGAAGCGATACGGAAAGATGTT GTCTTGAAGTACACTGAAGGCCTATGTTGGGTGATGCACTATTATTACGAAGGTGTTTGTTCTTGGAACTG gTTTTATCCATATCACTATGCCCCCTTTGCGTCTGATCTCAAGGACCTTGGTGAACTTGATATTAGTTTTAAGCTGGGTACCCCATTCAAACCATTTGACCAGCTTCTAGGGGTCTTTCCTGCTGCAAG TTCTCATGCTCTTCCTGAGCCGTATAGGAGACTTATGACTGAACCAAACTCACCTATCATTGATTTTTATCCTGTTG ATTTTGAAGTTGACATGAATGGAAAACGCTTTGCTTGGCAG GGTATTGCTAAGTTACCTTTTATTGATGAAGGGCGTCTTCTCGCAGAAGTTGAGAagattgaaaattttttaacG ccAGAGGAAAAGCGACGGAATGCTATAATGTATGATTTGCTCTTTGTGAATTCTTGTCACCCTCTCTCTGCATGCATAAGTACACTGGACAACAAGTGTAAAAACATGTCAAACAACGAACGGGCTTTGGTGAAGGAAAAAATCAATCCCATAGAAAG GGATACATGCAGTGGTGGAATGAATGGTTACTTATCTCTATGCGGTGGAGAACCTTGCCCTCCTATCTTTAGGTCTCCTGTTGCAAGCATGGAAGATATCATGGACAATCAAGTTAT ATGCGCAATATATAGACTTCCAGATGCTCATAAACACATTTCCCGACCACCACAAGGAGTTAAATTTCCTATTAAG TCTGTTACCGTTGGGGATATACAGCCTGACCGTGGTTTATGGCATGAGGATTCAGGTAGGAGACATCACACTGAAAATGGGAG GAGAAACCCTCCAGGATCTTCTGGCCGGGAGCTTGGAGAGCCTGCACACAGACTCATTATGAATTCCTTACAGGCCAAGGTTGACTCCAATGGCTACCGTCACCCACATAATGGACCACCTATATCTTATCCTGCACCAATGGGTCATCGACCACCGGTATCTTCCTATGGTTATGAATCACACCCAGGATACGTTGCAATGCCCCCTGTTCCTTCTCCCTCACTCCATGGCAGACCCCACTTTACACCTTACAATGCTGTCCCTACTGCTCAGCAGTATGGCTATAATCAACAATACCTACCACCCCCCGTAGCATACAATCCTCATCAGCCATCAAATTCTTACGAAAGAAATGACTATCAACACCCTGCTGGATCACATCATTATGAAAGAAATCAGATTCAGGGTACTGGTGGTAGTTTAAGGCATGGATATCAATCGTCAGGATATAATCAGAACGCCAGGTTTATGAACAATACGCAAGGTGGATATGCTAGTCACCATCATGATGTTAGTCATCATCACCAAGTTATTCACCACAGCCAAAACTTCCAACCATCTAGAACCCATCAGAATTGGACTCCTCGAAACAATCAGAGTGGAAACAGGGAATACGGTCATCATTCGTCcaatcaattttctttattagaTAGAAGAGGAAACAGGAATCCAATGCCACCACCTGGGTACGATCGCCAATAG